The genomic window GATGGAGAACAGATGCCGGTGGAAAATGAATTTCAACTGGGAGGATACAAAACGCCTTTGGATATTACTGTTCCCTTCATTGGATATGATTTTTTGTCGCTCTCCACAAAAAGTTACATCGTGTTGTATTCTACTTTTCGTTACGAAATTTTCAATGGGATTTATGGAAAAATTTTAGGGAATTGGGGCTTGATAGGAACAGATAATGAAAATCTTCTGGGCAAAAGAGACTACATTTCCGGATATGGAATTTCGCTGGCCATCGATACACCGTTCGGTCCTATTGAAGGTATTGCCATGCAGAATGGTGAAAACAAAAAGGAAAATATTTTTACTATTACCATAGGATACGATTTTTTAAAATGAGTTTTATGAATATTGAGATAAAAGCCAGATGTTCCGATCACGATAAAATCCGCAAAATTCTGAAAGGAAAAAAAGCTTTTTTCAAAGGAATCGATCACCAGATCGATACATATTTTGTAGTAAAAAATGGACGTCTGAAATTGCGTGAAGGAAATATTGAGAACAGTTTGATCTTCTACGAACGAAGTGATAAGCAAGGTCCCAAACAATCGGATGTGATCTTGTACAAATCCAGGGATTTCAAACAATTAAAAAAAATGCTTCTGAAGTCTATCGGCAGCAAAGTTGTGGTCGAGAAGAAGCGCGAGATATATTTTGTGGAAAATGTGAAGATTCATGTAGATGAAGTGAAAGCTCTGGGAAGTTTTGTCGAGATTGAAGCGATAGACAAAACTGGTGATATAGGAAAAAAGAAACTGCACAAACAATGTAATGAATTCCTGGATTTATTTGAAATAGCTCAGGATCAGCTTATCACAAATTCCTACAGCGATATGCTGCTGGATAAAAAGATCGAGATCGAAGATGGTTCAATTGATCAGGTCGTGGAATTGTCCAAGAAAATTCCTGAGTTCGAGCAGCCCTACGAAAAGTATGAATATGACCAGAGGCTGAGATTTACAAAACATAAAATTCTGGTAGCAAAATTCAATGGAAAACCGGTTGGTTTTAAAGTTGGTTATCAGCAGGAAGATCATTTCTATAGCTGGATGGGAGCTGTATTGCCGGGATTTCGCCAGCTAAAGATTGCAAAGAAATTAGCCGAAAAACAGGAAGAATTCTGCCGTAAAAATTACTTCAAAAAAATTAGAATGAAAACCAGGAATAAACACAAGATCATGCTGAGTTTTGCAATTAGAAGTGGTTTTGAAATTGTAGATATTATTCCTAAACAAGATTCGAAGGAGACCAGGATAATCCTGGAAAAAATATTATGAAAAAAATTTTAGTTTTAGTTTCAATAATCTTCATTTCAGCAGTTGCATCTGCAGAAAACATGACCTTCAAATTAACCTCTACAGCTACGGGATATTTTCCTGAATATACAAATTATCATTACGATTCTCCGGTAATGGGAGTTCGCTTGAGTGGCGAAGTTTATAATTTACTGGAAAAATTTGGCGTTGGTGCTTCCGGACTTTTTCAGCTGAATAGTTTCGATGATCGGATAGATATGACAAAATTTTATGATGTCTATATCCATAATTTTTATAACTCAATGAATGAAGATCGCTATTTTATCTACGGTTTTTATGGTGGGATGCGTTATTCCAAACTGGAATTTGAACACTACAAAACGGATGTAAATACAACTCTGGAAATGACCAGACCGCTGTTTGGATTTGTCTTTGCAACAGAAGGCTGGGGTTTTGACGTCAGCTGGACACAATCGGAAAACCGCAAACCGATCCTGGGTTATGAGATCAAATTCCGCAATTCCAACGGTGTTATTATCCAGTTCGGAAGAAGAAATAGAGGGCCCATGATCGGAGCCGATTCCGACTTTTATATTTACACGGGTTATGAGTTTTTTATGTAGCAGTTTGTAGAGTTTCTTCATGAGACGAGAATGCACAGTATCTTCTTTAATGGCAAATCTTTATGCTATTCCCATCATTATTACAATCACGGCATTTTATCTGATTTTATTCAAATTGTTCTGGAATGTAAACGATCTTAAATCGGTATTAGATTATAACCTGATCCTATATTTAATTGTAATTGCAGCTGGCTGTTTTCTGCATGAAATAATTCATTGGCTTACATTTAAAACTGCGGGTAAAATAAACAAAGCAGATTTGAAATTTGGCTTTCAATACAAAACCCTTACACCTTATGTGCATTGCCACGTTCCAGTTACTATCAGGATTTATCGTCTTTCTCTATGGATGCCGTTTTTAATATTGGGTGGAATTTTAGTTGTTTTGAGTTTGCTGTTAAATGAGTTTGGTCTGTTTCTGCTCAGTTTTTTATTTTGCTGTTTATCGGGTGGCGATTTATTGATCCTGTTTATGCTGATGAATACCGATAAAAGATCATTGATTATCGATCATTCATCTAAATGTGGTTGTATAGTTTTTCATTAAATTAATAATCCGTCATACTGCCAGCCCCGTGGAATGCAAAGCTATGAGATACCCCAATATGACTGCGCTTTTTCCGTCATTCTGAGGAATTCTTGCGAAGGTTGCTCTTACGGCTTCGTGCCATTTCGCCGGTACAGGTTGGAAGAAGCTCTATTGCCGCGGATAAACACGGATTGTTTGTTGGATTTCACGTCTCGTGGAGTCTAAGTGTTTATCTTTTCGTCTCGAAAATTATGTTTAAGATTCCCTCGTTCAGGAGTGAACGAGATACAAACCTTGCTGAAATCCTGAATTGCTGAAACGCTGATCTGCTGACCTGCTTTCCAACCTTAACACTTTCTTAACCAATAGTTTAAACCAACCTAACAAATAAACTGTATAATATTTACAAAATGAATATTGGGAGAAAAAATGGCTAAAGTTGATTTACACTGTCATTCGTTTTATTCGGAACATCCATCGGAATGGTTTCTGCAAAGGTTGGGAGCCAAAGAATCTTACACAGAACCGGAAGTCGTTTATAAAGAACTGATCAAAAAAGGAATGGATTTTGTAACCATTACCGATCACAATCGCATCGAAGGTGCGCTGAAACTAAAAAAGAAACATCCCGGGAAAGTGATCGTCGGTTTGGAAGCTACTGCCTACTTTCCCGAAGATAACTGCAAAATTCATATTCTGGTTTATGGCTTAAATGAAATACAATTCGAAAAGATCCAACGCATCAGAACCAATATTTATGAATTACGAGATTATCTGAAAGCGGAAAATTTAGCTCATTCAGTTGCTCATGCCACATATTCTGTAAACGGAAAATTGAAGCAGGAACATGTGGAAAAACTGCTGCTGCTTTTCGATGTTTTTGAAGGCGTGAACGGTGGCAGGAACGATCTTCATAACAAATCATGGATTAAGATAATTTCCAACTTAACGAAAGAACAGATACAAGAATTGCAGCAAAAATACGATATCGAGCCTTTCAGCGAATCTCCCTGGATAAAAGGAGTTACAGGCGGCTCGGATGATCATGCCGGAATATTTCTGGGAATGACTTACACCGAATCGAAAGCAAAAACTCTCGCTGAATTTCTGGATGATATACGCAATAAAAAAACAACTTCTCATGGCAGACACAACAACTATCAGGGCTTAGCATTTGCAGTTTACAAAATTGCCATGGATTTTGCCAAAACCAAAAGTACAGGTTTTTCCAGCTCAGTTTTTGGAAAGCTTAGTGAATATATCTATTCTGATTCATCTCTCAGTTTGATCCACAAAATGAAAATAAAAAATATGAGCCGTTCTTCCAGAAATCAAGATGATCAGCTCAAACGATCAATTGCCGAACTGGTTGAAACATTACAGAAAGGAAAATATAAAGATATCGACAGCAGATTGAATGTAGCTTATGAGAAGATCTCTGATTTTGTGGATAGTTTTTTCATGGTATTATTTGAATCTTTCGAAGAAAACATGGCGCAGGGAAATCTATTGAAAATAATCAGGAATCTGTCTTCATCACTGCCGGGAATTTTTATGACGCTGCCTTTCTTTACTACGATCAGTCACATATTTGCCAATAGAGATCTGCTGAACAACTTGAATAAAAAATTCAATATTGAAACCACAAATGATGACAAAAATGTGCTCTGGTTCACCGATACGATTGGAGATTTGAATGGAGTAGCTGCTACCTTGAGCAAAGTTCATGAGATTTCCAAAAACCATAAATATGGAATTCGTGTTATCAGTTCCGACCTGAATAAAACTGAAGATTCAAACTATATCGATCTGCCCGTGATCTACGAATTCAAGCTTCCCTATTATGAACATCAAAGTATCAAATTTCCATCACTTCTATTGGCGATGAAAAAGATCTACGATGCAAATCCCAGCAGAATAATCGTATCTACTCCCGGCCCTTTTGGATTGCTGGCATTATTGGCTTCAAAACTCTTTAATATAGAATGTGTCGGCGTTTATCACACCGATTTTACAGCGCAGGCAGAAGGCGTGAAAGGAGATGAATCTCTCATTTCATTTGTCGATAGTTTCACTCACTGGTTCTATCAGCAAATGGACATGAATTATGTTCCCTCTCAGGCTTATATCGATATTCTAGAAGATCGTGGTTTTGACCGTACAAAAATGAAAATATTCCCACGTGGAATAGAATACGACAAATTTTATCCGGTTAAATATGGTCGAGAATTTTTGAAAGATCAATTCAATTTGCAGGATGGAAAATATTTCCTATATACAGGAAGAATCTCGCATGATAAAGATTTGGTGCTTGTTTTAGAAGCTTTCAAGAATATCCTGGAAACCCGAAATGATTTCTATCTGATCTTGATTGGAGATGGACCGCACAAAGAAGAATTGGAAAATCTTTATGCCAACGGAAACATAATATTTACCGGAAGATTGGATCGTAGTTTATTACCAAACTATTATTCCGGTGCCGATCTTTTCTTGTTTCCCAGCCGAACAGATACATTCGGTATGTCGGTATTGGAAGCACAAGCCTGCTGCCTTCCGGCCTTGGTAAGTTCGGTGGGCGGACCAAAAGAGATCATCGTAGATGGCGAAACAGGCTACATAATAAAAGAAAACACAATAGAAAGCTGGCAGAATAAGATGCAGGAATTGATCGAAAAAATGGATAATGATAGAGATTTTGCCCTCGATCTGCGAGAAAATTCCCGCAAGAATGTGGTTAACAAGTCAAATTGGAATTTGTTCTTTAAGGAATTTGTAAATTAGCAAAAAACCTTGAAAAGGTTTAAAAGGAAGTTCCATTCTCATAACCCTTTTCAAGGTTACTGAAAAAAGAGTTTTTCCGTCATTCTGCCTGCCCTGTGGAATGCAGCTTTGCTGCTGGCTTTTCCAATTCCACCGGGCCAGCCATGTCGTAGTCGCGAAAGCTTTCGGGACGAAGACAGGAAGAATCTCTTTACCGTTTATGAACACGGATTTCTGACAGGATCACAGGATTGGCGGGATTGTTAAGAAGGTTCTTTCTCGTTCAGGAGTGAACGAGATACAAATCGAAAAGAATAAGCCGCCAGCTAAGATTTTTTAAACAAATTACAACAGAAATTTCTTAGTGTTCTTAGTGGTTGGAGTCTTTGTGGCTGATTTACCAATTTACAAGTTTACCAATAATAAAATCCCTTTCCTGATGGGGAGGAAAGGGATGTAACCGGATTTCATTCAGAGGAGAATGTGATCATCCAGCCTTTTCATTATTTTATTCTTCAATATCGGTTTTGTGTTTTATCACGGTTCCTTCAGCCATATAAATAGTTTCTTCGGCAATATTGGTAGAAA from Candidatus Cloacimonadota bacterium includes these protein-coding regions:
- a CDS encoding DUF3267 domain-containing protein, which translates into the protein MANLYAIPIIITITAFYLILFKLFWNVNDLKSVLDYNLILYLIVIAAGCFLHEIIHWLTFKTAGKINKADLKFGFQYKTLTPYVHCHVPVTIRIYRLSLWMPFLILGGILVVLSLLLNEFGLFLLSFLFCCLSGGDLLILFMLMNTDKRSLIIDHSSKCGCIVFH
- a CDS encoding GNAT family N-acetyltransferase — encoded protein: MSFMNIEIKARCSDHDKIRKILKGKKAFFKGIDHQIDTYFVVKNGRLKLREGNIENSLIFYERSDKQGPKQSDVILYKSRDFKQLKKMLLKSIGSKVVVEKKREIYFVENVKIHVDEVKALGSFVEIEAIDKTGDIGKKKLHKQCNEFLDLFEIAQDQLITNSYSDMLLDKKIEIEDGSIDQVVELSKKIPEFEQPYEKYEYDQRLRFTKHKILVAKFNGKPVGFKVGYQQEDHFYSWMGAVLPGFRQLKIAKKLAEKQEEFCRKNYFKKIRMKTRNKHKIMLSFAIRSGFEIVDIIPKQDSKETRIILEKIL
- a CDS encoding glycosyltransferase, whose protein sequence is MAKVDLHCHSFYSEHPSEWFLQRLGAKESYTEPEVVYKELIKKGMDFVTITDHNRIEGALKLKKKHPGKVIVGLEATAYFPEDNCKIHILVYGLNEIQFEKIQRIRTNIYELRDYLKAENLAHSVAHATYSVNGKLKQEHVEKLLLLFDVFEGVNGGRNDLHNKSWIKIISNLTKEQIQELQQKYDIEPFSESPWIKGVTGGSDDHAGIFLGMTYTESKAKTLAEFLDDIRNKKTTSHGRHNNYQGLAFAVYKIAMDFAKTKSTGFSSSVFGKLSEYIYSDSSLSLIHKMKIKNMSRSSRNQDDQLKRSIAELVETLQKGKYKDIDSRLNVAYEKISDFVDSFFMVLFESFEENMAQGNLLKIIRNLSSSLPGIFMTLPFFTTISHIFANRDLLNNLNKKFNIETTNDDKNVLWFTDTIGDLNGVAATLSKVHEISKNHKYGIRVISSDLNKTEDSNYIDLPVIYEFKLPYYEHQSIKFPSLLLAMKKIYDANPSRIIVSTPGPFGLLALLASKLFNIECVGVYHTDFTAQAEGVKGDESLISFVDSFTHWFYQQMDMNYVPSQAYIDILEDRGFDRTKMKIFPRGIEYDKFYPVKYGREFLKDQFNLQDGKYFLYTGRISHDKDLVLVLEAFKNILETRNDFYLILIGDGPHKEELENLYANGNIIFTGRLDRSLLPNYYSGADLFLFPSRTDTFGMSVLEAQACCLPALVSSVGGPKEIIVDGETGYIIKENTIESWQNKMQELIEKMDNDRDFALDLRENSRKNVVNKSNWNLFFKEFVN